Proteins from a genomic interval of Maniola hyperantus chromosome 1, iAphHyp1.2, whole genome shotgun sequence:
- the LOC117984693 gene encoding protein abrupt-like isoform X7 — protein MATETARLHAGGAAGEQQYSLRWNDFHSAMVSSFRRLRDEEDFVDVTLACAGATFTAHKVVLSACSPYFRRLLKANPCQHPIVILRDVHDKDMESLLRFMYQGEVHIGQEQLKEFLRAAQLLQVRGLTDVPPPAPLPTLDQKASPSASSWTETGSGGSREGREPQPREGRRTRRPDEGAPCTPPPKRARSSDLYQAQMKTRTEQLLAVQGASPERLGTNGHEMALFSQALETVQNPHLTGVSNHLSGDGDESSSDAGASDTEGENRAKQEPVDYDDPSTMANTNGALPPNFPGLLNLPGFPGLPGPSGIPDNFGAALAGGAAMGYRPQCPLCGRVYSSTSNLRQHMLNVHSQTDRDQWFPCQHCGKKCKTKHYLINHQLQAHGIRQRQAS, from the exons CTCGGTTGCACGCAGGCGGCGCCGCGGGCGAGCAGCAGTATTCGCTGCGCTGGAACGACTTCCACTCGGCCATGGTGTCGTCCTTCCGGCGCCTGCGCGATGAGGAGGACTTCGTGGACGTCACGCTGGCCTGCGCCGGAGCCACCTTCACAGCACACAAG GTGGTGCTATCAGCCTGCAGTCCGTACTTCCGAAGATTACTGAAAGCAAACCCGTGCCAGCACCCCATTGTTATCTTGCGAGATGTACACGACAAAGACATGGAAAGCTTACTAAG GTTCATGTACCAGGGCGAAGTTCACATAGGCCAAGAGCAGTTAAAAGAGTTCCTAAGAGCAGCGCAGCTGCTGCAAGTCCGAGGGTTGACGGACGTTCCTCCTCCAGCACCGCTGCCGACGCTCGACCAGAAGGCTTCACCA TCAGCATCATCATGGACAGAGACAGGCAGTGGAGGGTCCCGCGAGGGTCGGGAGCCACAGCCGCGCGAGGGGCGCCGCACTCGCCGCCCCGACGAGGGCGCCCCGTGCACTCCGCCGCCCAAGCGCGCGCGCTCCTCAGACCTCTACCAGGCGCAGATGAAGACCAG GACGGAGCAACTGTTGGCGGTGCAAGGCGCGAGCCCGGAGCGGCTGGGCACCAACGGCCACGAGATGGCTCTGTTCAGCCAGGCGCTGGAAACTGTACAAAACCCGCACCTCACCGGCGTGTCCAACCATTTG TCCGGCGACGGCGACGAGTCTTCATCAGACGCGGGCGCGAGTGACACAGAAGGTGAGAATAGAGCCAAGCAGGAACCTGTGGATTATGACGATCCCAGCACCATGGCCAATACCAACGGCGCTCTCCCACCGAACTTTCCGGGGCTCCTCAACCTGCCAG GATTTCCCGGCTTACCAGGACCTTCAGGAATCCCAGATAATTTCG GGGCGGCTCTGGCGGGCGGGGCGGCGATGGGCTACCGGCCGCAGTGTCCGCTCTGCGGCCGCGTCTACTCCTCGACCTCCAACCTGCGCCAGCATATGCTGAACGTGCACTCGCAGACCGACCGCGACCAGTGGTTCCCGTGCCAGCACTGCGGCAAGAAGTGCAAAACCAAGCACTACCTCATCAACCACCAGCTGCAAGCGCACGGCATCCGCCAGCGCCAGGCCTCGTAG
- the LOC117984693 gene encoding protein abrupt-like isoform X6: protein MATETARLHAGGAAGEQQYSLRWNDFHSAMVSSFRRLRDEEDFVDVTLACAGATFTAHKVVLSACSPYFRRLLKANPCQHPIVILRDVHDKDMESLLRFMYQGEVHIGQEQLKEFLRAAQLLQVRGLTDVPPPAPLPTLDQKASPSASSWTETGSGGSREGREPQPREGRRTRRPDEGAPCTPPPKRARSSDLYQAQMKTRYGRTEQLLAVQGASPERLGTNGHEMALFSQALETVQNPHLTGVSNHLSGDGDESSSDAGASDTEGENRAKQEPVDYDDPSTMANTNGALPPNFPGLLNLPGFPGLPGPSGIPDNFGAALAGGAAMGYRPQCPLCGRVYSSTSNLRQHMLNVHSQTDRDQWFPCQHCGKKCKTKHYLINHQLQAHGIRQRQAS, encoded by the exons CTCGGTTGCACGCAGGCGGCGCCGCGGGCGAGCAGCAGTATTCGCTGCGCTGGAACGACTTCCACTCGGCCATGGTGTCGTCCTTCCGGCGCCTGCGCGATGAGGAGGACTTCGTGGACGTCACGCTGGCCTGCGCCGGAGCCACCTTCACAGCACACAAG GTGGTGCTATCAGCCTGCAGTCCGTACTTCCGAAGATTACTGAAAGCAAACCCGTGCCAGCACCCCATTGTTATCTTGCGAGATGTACACGACAAAGACATGGAAAGCTTACTAAG GTTCATGTACCAGGGCGAAGTTCACATAGGCCAAGAGCAGTTAAAAGAGTTCCTAAGAGCAGCGCAGCTGCTGCAAGTCCGAGGGTTGACGGACGTTCCTCCTCCAGCACCGCTGCCGACGCTCGACCAGAAGGCTTCACCA TCAGCATCATCATGGACAGAGACAGGCAGTGGAGGGTCCCGCGAGGGTCGGGAGCCACAGCCGCGCGAGGGGCGCCGCACTCGCCGCCCCGACGAGGGCGCCCCGTGCACTCCGCCGCCCAAGCGCGCGCGCTCCTCAGACCTCTACCAGGCGCAGATGAAGACCAGGTATGGGAG GACGGAGCAACTGTTGGCGGTGCAAGGCGCGAGCCCGGAGCGGCTGGGCACCAACGGCCACGAGATGGCTCTGTTCAGCCAGGCGCTGGAAACTGTACAAAACCCGCACCTCACCGGCGTGTCCAACCATTTG TCCGGCGACGGCGACGAGTCTTCATCAGACGCGGGCGCGAGTGACACAGAAGGTGAGAATAGAGCCAAGCAGGAACCTGTGGATTATGACGATCCCAGCACCATGGCCAATACCAACGGCGCTCTCCCACCGAACTTTCCGGGGCTCCTCAACCTGCCAG GATTTCCCGGCTTACCAGGACCTTCAGGAATCCCAGATAATTTCG GGGCGGCTCTGGCGGGCGGGGCGGCGATGGGCTACCGGCCGCAGTGTCCGCTCTGCGGCCGCGTCTACTCCTCGACCTCCAACCTGCGCCAGCATATGCTGAACGTGCACTCGCAGACCGACCGCGACCAGTGGTTCCCGTGCCAGCACTGCGGCAAGAAGTGCAAAACCAAGCACTACCTCATCAACCACCAGCTGCAAGCGCACGGCATCCGCCAGCGCCAGGCCTCGTAG
- the LOC117984693 gene encoding protein abrupt-like isoform X5 has translation MATETARLHAGGAAGEQQYSLRWNDFHSAMVSSFRRLRDEEDFVDVTLACAGATFTAHKVVLSACSPYFRRLLKANPCQHPIVILRDVHDKDMESLLRFMYQGEVHIGQEQLKEFLRAAQLLQVRGLTDVPPPAPLPTLDQKASPSASSWTETGSGGSREGREPQPREGRRTRRPDEGAPCTPPPKRARSSDLYQAQMKTRYGRTEQLLAVQGASPERLGTNGHEMALFSQALETVQNPHLTGVSNHLSGDGDESSSDAGASDTEGENRAKQEPVDYDDPSTMANTNGALPPNFPGLLNLPGFPGLPGPSGIPDNFGGGWAGGGEAEAAEAGKPACPACGKLYSNNSNLKQHILNVHAARALTHACPVCGKAFKTRQYMQIHMNSIHGVKQRRRDAAPPAPPAPPAPLDLDRYTHSS, from the exons CTCGGTTGCACGCAGGCGGCGCCGCGGGCGAGCAGCAGTATTCGCTGCGCTGGAACGACTTCCACTCGGCCATGGTGTCGTCCTTCCGGCGCCTGCGCGATGAGGAGGACTTCGTGGACGTCACGCTGGCCTGCGCCGGAGCCACCTTCACAGCACACAAG GTGGTGCTATCAGCCTGCAGTCCGTACTTCCGAAGATTACTGAAAGCAAACCCGTGCCAGCACCCCATTGTTATCTTGCGAGATGTACACGACAAAGACATGGAAAGCTTACTAAG GTTCATGTACCAGGGCGAAGTTCACATAGGCCAAGAGCAGTTAAAAGAGTTCCTAAGAGCAGCGCAGCTGCTGCAAGTCCGAGGGTTGACGGACGTTCCTCCTCCAGCACCGCTGCCGACGCTCGACCAGAAGGCTTCACCA TCAGCATCATCATGGACAGAGACAGGCAGTGGAGGGTCCCGCGAGGGTCGGGAGCCACAGCCGCGCGAGGGGCGCCGCACTCGCCGCCCCGACGAGGGCGCCCCGTGCACTCCGCCGCCCAAGCGCGCGCGCTCCTCAGACCTCTACCAGGCGCAGATGAAGACCAGGTATGGGAG GACGGAGCAACTGTTGGCGGTGCAAGGCGCGAGCCCGGAGCGGCTGGGCACCAACGGCCACGAGATGGCTCTGTTCAGCCAGGCGCTGGAAACTGTACAAAACCCGCACCTCACCGGCGTGTCCAACCATTTG TCCGGCGACGGCGACGAGTCTTCATCAGACGCGGGCGCGAGTGACACAGAAGGTGAGAATAGAGCCAAGCAGGAACCTGTGGATTATGACGATCCCAGCACCATGGCCAATACCAACGGCGCTCTCCCACCGAACTTTCCGGGGCTCCTCAACCTGCCAG GATTTCCCGGCTTACCAGGACCTTCAGGAATCCCAGATAATTTCG GAGGCGGCTGGGCGGGGGGCGGCGAGGCGGAGGCGGCCGAGGCCGGCAAGCCCGCGTGTCCCGCGTGCGGCAAGCTCTACAGCAACAACAGCAACCTCAAGCAGCACATCCTCAACGTGCACGCGGCGCGCGCGCTCACGCACGCCTGCCCCGTGTGCGGCAAGGCCTTCAAGACGCGCCAGTACATGCAGATCCACATGAACTCCATCCACGGCGTGAAGCAGCGCCGCCGcgacgccgcgccgcccgccccgcccgCCCCGCCCGCCCCGCTCGACCTCGACCGATACACTCACAGTAGCTAA